The following proteins are encoded in a genomic region of Bosea beijingensis:
- a CDS encoding DUF1036 domain-containing protein, with protein sequence MPGSPRTILPLAFFAAAFLGGVAPAKADLRMCNTTSSRIGVSIGYRDAQGWITEGWWNISPRGCETLLRGTLAARFYYVHAVDYDKGGEWTGKSVMCVRNKEFTIRGIEDCLARGYDRAGFFEVDTGEQKSWTIQLTDTSGGTAPRP encoded by the coding sequence ATGCCGGGCTCTCCTCGAACGATCCTCCCCCTCGCCTTCTTCGCCGCCGCATTCCTCGGAGGCGTGGCGCCGGCGAAGGCGGACCTGCGCATGTGCAACACCACGTCGAGCCGCATCGGCGTGTCGATCGGCTATCGCGACGCGCAGGGCTGGATCACCGAAGGCTGGTGGAACATCAGTCCGCGCGGCTGCGAGACATTGCTGCGCGGCACGCTGGCGGCGCGCTTCTACTACGTTCACGCCGTCGATTACGACAAGGGCGGCGAGTGGACCGGCAAATCGGTCATGTGCGTGCGCAACAAGGAGTTCACGATCCGGGGCATCGAGGATTGCCTTGCCCGCGGTTATGACCGCGCCGGCTTCTTCGAGGTCGATACCGGTGAGCAGAAGAGCTGGACGATCCAGCTCACCGACACGAGCGGCGGCACGGCTCCCAGGCCCTGA
- a CDS encoding glycerate kinase type-2 family protein, translating to MRATARAIFDAAVARAHPAGSLPQHLPAPPATGHLILLAAGKAAGSMTALAEAHYLDQGFPPERLLGHAVARHGYTAPTRHIPMVAAGHPVPDQGSIDSAERALALAASATADDLVLVLLSGGGSANWVAPAGGLALAEKQAVNKALLRSGAPIGEMNVVRKRLSRIKGGRLALAAAPARLLTLAISDVPGDEPTAIASGPTVADPSTTAEARAIVARYGLDLPPAARALLDDPGNETPKPGHPAFANSEYRIIARPADALAAARAVAEAAGYAVHDLGADLEGEARDVAAAHADLARRLKREGKRAAILSGGELTVTLLGSGRGGPNQEYALALAIALAGEPGIVALSGDTDGTDGGGGEATDPAGALVDPQTLTRAAEIGLDPARSLADNDSTGFFEALGDLLQPGPTLTNVNDCRVILIEP from the coding sequence ATGCGCGCAACCGCCCGCGCGATTTTCGATGCCGCCGTCGCCCGTGCCCATCCTGCCGGCAGCCTGCCGCAGCATCTGCCCGCGCCGCCCGCGACCGGGCACCTGATCCTGCTCGCAGCCGGCAAGGCCGCCGGCAGCATGACCGCGCTGGCCGAGGCGCATTATCTCGACCAGGGCTTTCCGCCGGAACGCCTCCTCGGGCATGCCGTCGCCCGCCACGGCTATACCGCCCCCACCCGGCACATCCCGATGGTCGCGGCCGGCCACCCCGTTCCCGACCAGGGCAGCATCGACAGCGCCGAGCGGGCGCTGGCGCTGGCGGCCTCCGCGACGGCTGACGACCTCGTGCTCGTCCTGCTCTCGGGCGGCGGCTCGGCCAATTGGGTCGCCCCGGCCGGCGGCCTCGCACTTGCCGAGAAGCAGGCGGTCAACAAGGCGCTGCTGCGCTCCGGCGCGCCGATCGGCGAGATGAATGTCGTCCGCAAGCGGCTCTCGCGGATCAAGGGCGGCCGGCTCGCATTGGCCGCCGCCCCGGCGCGACTGCTGACGTTGGCCATTTCCGACGTCCCCGGCGACGAGCCCACCGCGATCGCCTCAGGCCCGACCGTCGCCGATCCCAGCACGACAGCGGAAGCCCGCGCCATCGTCGCCCGCTACGGGCTCGACCTGCCGCCTGCCGCCCGCGCGCTTCTGGACGATCCCGGCAACGAGACGCCGAAGCCCGGCCACCCCGCCTTCGCCAATAGCGAGTACCGCATCATCGCCCGCCCGGCCGACGCGCTGGCGGCGGCCCGTGCCGTTGCGGAAGCCGCCGGCTATGCTGTGCATGACCTCGGCGCCGATCTCGAAGGCGAGGCACGCGATGTCGCTGCCGCTCATGCCGATCTCGCCCGGCGCCTGAAGCGCGAAGGCAAGCGCGCGGCGATCCTCTCCGGCGGCGAGCTCACCGTGACCCTGCTCGGCTCCGGCCGCGGCGGCCCCAACCAGGAATATGCGCTGGCGCTGGCGATCGCACTCGCAGGCGAGCCCGGCATCGTCGCGCTCTCCGGCGATACCGACGGCACCGATGGCGGCGGCGGCGAGGCGACAGACCCGGCCGGCGCGCTTGTCGATCCCCAGACTTTGACCCGCGCCGCCGAGATCGGCCTTGATCCCGCCCGATCCCTCGCCGACAACGATTCGACCGGCTTCTTCGAAGCGCTTGGCGATTTGCTGCAGCCGGGACCGACGCTGACCAATGTCAACGACTGCCGCGTGATCCTGATCGAACCGTGA
- a CDS encoding DUF2312 domain-containing protein — protein MDDPVAGDQLKSIVERIERLEEEKKTIADDIKEVYAEAKGTGYDVKVLRKVVALRKRDLDERKEEEAILDLYLQAVGETA, from the coding sequence ATGGACGATCCGGTTGCTGGCGACCAGCTCAAGAGCATCGTCGAGCGCATCGAGCGGCTCGAGGAAGAGAAGAAGACGATCGCCGACGATATCAAGGAGGTCTATGCCGAGGCCAAGGGCACCGGCTACGACGTCAAGGTGCTGCGCAAGGTCGTGGCGCTGCGCAAGCGCGACCTCGACGAGCGCAAGGAAGAGGAAGCGATCCTCGACCTCTACCTGCAGGCGGTGGGCGAGACCGCGTAA
- a CDS encoding nitroreductase family protein, translating into MLDKLKKRRTQYALGKTLPVSEAQVDGLIREAIRLSPSSFNSQSSRAVILFGKESDKFWNITKEALRAVVPAADFEGTSKKIDSFASGAGTVLFYEDQEPVQALQTSFPLYAHNFPIWSEHSTGMAQLAVWTALADAGIGASLQHYHPLVDAEAAKAWNIPSSWKLTAQMPFGANEAGFAEKTFIDDEIRFRTHA; encoded by the coding sequence ATGCTCGACAAACTCAAGAAGCGCCGCACGCAATACGCACTCGGCAAGACGTTGCCGGTTTCCGAAGCCCAGGTGGATGGCCTGATCCGCGAGGCGATCCGCCTGTCGCCTTCCAGTTTCAATTCGCAGAGCTCCCGCGCGGTCATCCTGTTCGGGAAGGAGAGCGACAAGTTCTGGAACATCACCAAGGAGGCGCTTCGCGCGGTCGTGCCCGCGGCCGATTTCGAGGGCACGAGCAAGAAGATCGATAGTTTCGCAAGCGGCGCCGGAACGGTACTGTTCTACGAGGATCAGGAGCCCGTGCAGGCCCTCCAGACGAGCTTCCCGCTCTATGCGCACAACTTCCCGATCTGGTCGGAACATTCGACCGGCATGGCGCAGTTGGCGGTTTGGACCGCGCTGGCCGATGCCGGCATCGGCGCAAGCCTCCAGCACTATCATCCGCTCGTCGACGCGGAGGCTGCCAAGGCATGGAACATTCCGTCGTCCTGGAAGCTCACCGCCCAGATGCCTTTCGGCGCCAACGAGGCCGGCTTCGCGGAAAAGACCTTCATCGACGACGAGATCCGCTTCCGCACCCACGCTTGA
- a CDS encoding LysR family transcriptional regulator, which yields MAELDDIRSFIAVVEAGGFGRAAQTLGLAKSIVSRRVSRLEEELGTRLLSRTTRGVAATEAGLEFKARSERILAELEEAREAVAQRAGGVAGRLRLAMPMTFGNRHVAPLLGELAQMYPRLEIDVQASDRYVDLIGERFDAAIRIGSLKDSSLIARKIAPVHATVVGSPAYFERRGRPAIPADLNDHDCLLYSGTNDQDWVFRTGKRWITVRPPGRMQSDSGDTLLSWAVAGLGLAVLPTFIASDAIRSGAVEPILLDYPMPTRALHVVRPPGAYVPGKVRVLIDLLVERFGGTPYWDPCQMAAHERGRGSTSR from the coding sequence ATGGCGGAGCTCGACGATATCCGGAGCTTCATCGCCGTGGTCGAGGCCGGTGGCTTCGGCCGCGCCGCGCAGACGCTGGGGCTGGCGAAGTCGATCGTCAGCCGGCGGGTGAGCCGGCTGGAGGAGGAACTCGGCACGCGCCTGCTCAGCCGCACGACGCGGGGCGTCGCCGCGACCGAGGCCGGGCTCGAGTTCAAGGCGCGCAGCGAGCGCATCCTGGCGGAGCTGGAGGAGGCGCGGGAGGCGGTGGCGCAGAGGGCCGGCGGTGTCGCCGGGCGCCTGCGATTGGCCATGCCGATGACCTTCGGCAACCGGCATGTCGCGCCATTGCTCGGCGAGCTCGCGCAGATGTATCCACGGCTCGAAATAGACGTGCAGGCAAGCGACCGCTATGTCGACCTGATCGGCGAGCGCTTCGACGCCGCGATCCGGATCGGTTCGCTCAAGGATTCCAGCCTGATCGCCCGGAAGATCGCGCCGGTCCACGCGACCGTCGTGGGCAGCCCGGCCTATTTCGAGCGGCGCGGACGCCCGGCCATTCCCGCCGATCTCAACGACCATGACTGCCTGCTCTATAGCGGCACGAACGATCAGGACTGGGTGTTCCGCACGGGCAAGCGCTGGATCACGGTCAGACCGCCCGGCCGGATGCAGTCCGACAGCGGCGACACGCTGCTCTCATGGGCCGTGGCGGGGCTGGGGCTCGCGGTTCTACCGACCTTCATCGCCTCGGACGCGATCCGCTCCGGCGCGGTCGAGCCGATCCTGCTGGATTATCCGATGCCGACGCGGGCGCTCCATGTCGTGCGCCCGCCCGGCGCCTATGTGCCGGGCAAGGTCCGGGTGCTGATCGACCTGCTGGTCGAGCGCTTCGGCGGAACGCCCTATTGGGACCCCTGCCAGATGGCCGCGCATGAACGAGGCCGAGGCTCGACGAGCCGTTGA
- a CDS encoding glutathione S-transferase family protein: protein MLLVGMLDSPYVRRAAITGTLLEVPFEHRSVSVFRHMAEFQAINPLIKAPTLVTDDGIAISESLLIIQHFEDVAGRSLRPLEGVARRRDLALTGIGIVAADKAVSIEYERKRPEAQRYTPWQERIVAQLHVALDLLDAAAKEGELTAGPELLPSDIAAAIAWGFCRFVIPEFAPEERWPALAGQARACEALDVFKAWPIDRE, encoded by the coding sequence ATGCTACTCGTGGGAATGCTGGATAGCCCCTATGTCCGCCGTGCGGCGATCACCGGGACCTTGCTGGAGGTGCCGTTCGAGCATCGCTCGGTCTCGGTGTTCCGGCACATGGCCGAATTCCAGGCGATCAACCCGCTGATCAAGGCGCCGACGCTGGTCACGGATGACGGCATCGCCATCAGCGAATCCCTGCTGATTATCCAGCATTTCGAGGATGTCGCGGGACGTTCGCTACGCCCGCTCGAAGGCGTGGCGCGGCGGCGCGATCTGGCGCTGACCGGTATCGGCATCGTCGCCGCCGACAAAGCGGTCTCGATCGAATACGAGCGCAAGCGGCCCGAGGCGCAGCGCTACACGCCCTGGCAGGAGCGCATCGTCGCCCAGTTGCATGTCGCGCTCGACCTGCTCGATGCGGCGGCGAAGGAGGGCGAATTGACCGCAGGACCGGAACTCCTGCCGAGCGATATCGCTGCCGCCATCGCCTGGGGCTTCTGCCGTTTCGTGATCCCGGAATTCGCGCCGGAGGAGCGCTGGCCGGCTCTGGCCGGACAGGCGCGCGCCTGCGAGGCGCTCGACGTGTTCAAGGCCTGGCCGATAGACCGGGAATAA
- a CDS encoding DUF882 domain-containing protein: protein MGRTIATLAGCAPSGIKPTARKALALGLALVASLVGIRGTQNAAANGDTRTITIRHMHTKEDTTVTFKRDGRYDGAALEKLNWALRDWRTDEPTRMDPRLFDVVWEVQRQLGSDQPFHVVSSYRAPGTNAMLRRRSRAVAKNSQHMLGKAMDFYLPDTPTARIREIGMRLQRGGVGFYPNAHTPFVHLDVGSVRSWPRMTRDQLVRLFPDEKTVHLPADGQPLGGYELAKAEILSGGGAVAGYATAELDEGAVMASGRKSLWASLFGGDDEEADARPAARGRRAAPRQQPTVMAYANTNAYGDANSPDGGRLAVVLGQQQQAEPAMRALTRERSERLAPQVNAAPPQPAPAPQAPAQVAAAAPQRGPQEIRPQLIDAPLPLARPRGLSLPADDGAPVQIAALPAAGGALAFAPQPEQKLVLASLPPRRPGEVASPSEIVVAGQPINAPLPPMRPTALADAAIASLRGTSAPEALAQASEGRLVTASLPPVRPREGGVSFATVTQRSVPVPEEPEDTAEMDRGGLNSLFAAVSRTASTPGKPVNVATARARAAGPSGAPIAGPSPAAALGFSHADPVDAKPGTFSGPAVRPLPTNFVQN from the coding sequence TTGGGCAGGACAATCGCCACGCTTGCAGGATGCGCGCCGTCCGGCATCAAGCCGACCGCGCGAAAGGCGCTGGCGCTCGGCCTGGCTCTGGTGGCATCGCTGGTCGGTATCCGCGGCACGCAGAATGCCGCCGCCAACGGCGATACCCGCACCATCACCATCCGGCACATGCATACGAAGGAAGATACGACCGTCACCTTCAAGCGTGACGGCCGCTACGACGGCGCTGCGCTGGAGAAACTGAACTGGGCCCTGCGCGACTGGCGCACTGACGAGCCGACCCGCATGGACCCGCGGCTCTTCGACGTCGTCTGGGAGGTCCAGCGCCAGCTCGGCTCCGACCAGCCCTTCCACGTCGTTTCCTCCTATCGCGCCCCCGGCACCAACGCGATGCTGCGTCGCCGGTCGCGGGCCGTCGCCAAGAACAGCCAGCACATGCTCGGCAAGGCAATGGATTTCTACCTGCCGGATACGCCGACCGCCCGCATCCGCGAAATCGGCATGCGGCTTCAGCGCGGCGGCGTCGGCTTCTATCCGAACGCGCATACGCCCTTCGTGCATCTCGATGTCGGCTCGGTCCGCTCCTGGCCGCGCATGACGCGTGACCAGCTCGTGCGGCTCTTTCCCGACGAGAAAACCGTGCATCTGCCGGCCGACGGCCAGCCACTCGGCGGCTATGAGCTCGCCAAGGCGGAAATCCTGTCCGGCGGCGGCGCCGTCGCCGGCTATGCCACCGCCGAGCTCGACGAGGGCGCCGTCATGGCGTCGGGCCGCAAGAGCCTCTGGGCGTCGCTCTTCGGCGGCGACGACGAGGAGGCCGATGCCCGCCCGGCCGCGCGCGGCCGCCGCGCCGCGCCGCGCCAGCAGCCGACGGTCATGGCCTATGCCAACACCAACGCCTATGGCGATGCGAATTCGCCGGATGGCGGCCGCCTCGCCGTCGTCCTGGGACAGCAACAACAGGCCGAGCCTGCCATGCGCGCGCTGACGCGCGAGCGCTCGGAACGTTTGGCGCCGCAGGTCAATGCCGCTCCGCCGCAACCCGCTCCCGCCCCGCAGGCCCCGGCTCAGGTGGCAGCCGCCGCGCCCCAGCGTGGCCCGCAGGAGATCCGGCCGCAACTGATCGACGCGCCACTGCCGCTGGCGCGTCCGCGTGGCCTGTCACTGCCCGCGGATGACGGCGCGCCCGTCCAGATCGCCGCGCTGCCCGCGGCCGGCGGCGCGCTCGCCTTCGCGCCTCAGCCCGAGCAGAAGCTGGTGCTCGCCTCCCTGCCGCCACGCCGCCCCGGCGAGGTTGCCAGCCCGAGCGAGATCGTCGTCGCGGGCCAGCCGATTAACGCCCCGCTGCCGCCGATGCGGCCGACCGCTCTCGCCGACGCCGCGATCGCCTCGCTGCGTGGCACCAGCGCTCCGGAGGCTCTCGCCCAGGCCAGCGAAGGGCGCCTTGTCACCGCCTCGCTGCCGCCGGTGCGCCCGCGCGAAGGCGGCGTCAGCTTCGCGACCGTGACGCAGCGCTCCGTTCCGGTCCCGGAAGAGCCCGAGGATACCGCCGAGATGGATCGCGGCGGCCTGAACTCCCTGTTCGCCGCCGTCTCGCGCACCGCAAGCACGCCGGGCAAACCGGTCAATGTCGCGACCGCCCGCGCCAGGGCCGCCGGCCCGTCGGGTGCGCCGATCGCCGGCCCGAGCCCGGCCGCGGCACTCGGCTTCAGCCATGCCGACCCGGTCGACGCCAAGCCCGGCACCTTCTCCGGCCCGGCTGTCCGTCCGCTGCCGACGAATTTCGTCCAGAACTGA
- a CDS encoding L,D-transpeptidase family protein encodes MRPRQWAKLTSASALAIILGCLPLSAETPLNTDATLGIPLPEQPELRLPDVAPQAPAAQAATAAIPSADAEIATGTVTPGSRPQDPTKQDAAAPLDTTEEAVTLDIPAVEMPAADPALTPVVKSPEPVEIAPQGGPLRTVEPLVPLPDVPKVAVELPPGSEFSAAIAAALPEALMLRRLGERERNEIAAAYKANENRPFWVGAKGWNEAGKHIATQLGRAAEDGLRPNDYGLPAFEASDKAKLAEADIRLSAIAVLYARDARGGRLNPRQLSKLITPTLYLPSATEVLSELAGANDAGAVLAAYNPPHEGYRRLKAKLAEMREHLDDTPLVRIPAGPPLKLGMRDERVPLVRARLGLGPSEEPVFDRSTALALTDFQKKAGLPANGILSERTLAALGKPASARGEEDIVAQMERWRWLPPDLGTDHIIANIPEMRVRVMRSGKVVYETRAIIGKPDSATPIFSHKMDHVVVNPSWYVPPSILKKEFLPGLAADPEYAAKRGYVVTRTKGGGISVRQPPGERNALGWIKFMFPNEHAVYLHDTPNRRLFAGERRALSHGCVRVENPFALADQVLGPEWSHERLKRLIGSGERRINLPQPLPIHLVYNTIVVGDDGQITRFDDVYGFHRLVRQALEQQGG; translated from the coding sequence ATGCGTCCTCGCCAATGGGCGAAACTGACCTCGGCATCCGCCCTGGCCATCATCCTGGGATGCCTCCCGCTTAGCGCCGAGACCCCTCTCAACACCGATGCGACACTCGGCATCCCGCTGCCCGAGCAGCCGGAGCTCAGGCTGCCCGATGTGGCGCCGCAAGCTCCCGCCGCGCAGGCAGCGACCGCCGCTATCCCCTCCGCCGATGCCGAGATCGCCACAGGCACGGTGACGCCCGGCAGCCGCCCGCAGGACCCGACGAAGCAGGATGCAGCCGCCCCCCTCGACACCACCGAGGAAGCAGTCACGCTCGATATTCCCGCCGTCGAGATGCCGGCGGCCGACCCGGCCCTGACCCCTGTCGTCAAATCACCGGAACCGGTCGAGATCGCCCCGCAAGGCGGGCCGCTGCGCACCGTCGAGCCACTGGTGCCGTTGCCGGATGTGCCGAAGGTCGCCGTCGAATTGCCGCCGGGCTCCGAGTTCTCCGCCGCGATCGCCGCCGCCTTGCCCGAAGCCCTGATGCTGCGCCGCCTCGGCGAGCGCGAGCGCAACGAGATCGCCGCCGCCTACAAGGCCAATGAGAACCGCCCGTTCTGGGTTGGCGCCAAAGGCTGGAACGAGGCCGGCAAGCACATCGCGACGCAGCTCGGCCGTGCGGCCGAGGATGGCCTGCGCCCGAACGACTATGGCCTGCCCGCCTTCGAGGCGAGCGACAAGGCCAAGCTCGCCGAGGCCGATATCCGCCTCTCGGCCATCGCCGTGCTCTATGCCCGCGACGCGCGGGGCGGCCGGCTCAACCCGCGCCAGCTCTCGAAGCTGATCACTCCGACGCTCTACCTGCCCTCCGCGACCGAGGTGCTCTCGGAGCTTGCCGGTGCCAATGACGCCGGCGCCGTGCTCGCGGCCTACAATCCGCCGCATGAAGGCTATCGCCGCCTCAAGGCCAAGCTGGCGGAGATGCGCGAGCATCTCGACGACACGCCGCTGGTGCGCATCCCCGCCGGCCCGCCGCTCAAGCTCGGCATGCGTGACGAGCGCGTCCCGCTGGTGCGCGCCCGCCTCGGCCTGGGCCCGAGCGAAGAGCCCGTCTTCGACCGCTCAACCGCGCTGGCCCTGACCGATTTCCAGAAGAAAGCCGGCCTGCCCGCCAACGGCATCCTGAGCGAGCGCACGCTGGCCGCGCTCGGCAAACCCGCGAGTGCGCGCGGCGAGGAGGATATCGTCGCGCAGATGGAGCGCTGGCGCTGGCTGCCGCCCGACCTCGGCACCGACCATATCATCGCCAACATCCCGGAGATGCGCGTGCGCGTCATGCGCTCCGGCAAGGTCGTGTACGAGACCCGCGCCATCATCGGCAAGCCGGATTCGGCCACACCCATCTTCTCGCACAAGATGGACCACGTCGTCGTCAACCCGTCCTGGTACGTGCCGCCCTCGATCCTGAAGAAGGAGTTCCTGCCCGGTCTCGCGGCCGATCCGGAATATGCCGCCAAGCGCGGCTATGTCGTGACCCGGACCAAGGGCGGCGGCATCTCGGTGCGCCAGCCCCCGGGCGAGCGCAACGCGCTCGGCTGGATCAAGTTCATGTTCCCGAACGAGCATGCCGTCTACCTGCACGACACCCCGAATCGCCGCCTCTTCGCCGGAGAGCGCCGCGCGCTCAGCCATGGCTGCGTCCGCGTCGAGAATCCCTTCGCGCTGGCAGACCAGGTGCTCGGCCCGGAATGGTCGCATGAGCGACTGAAGCGCCTGATCGGCTCGGGCGAGCGCCGCATCAACCTGCCGCAGCCTCTGCCGATCCACCTCGTCTACAACACCATCGTTGTCGGCGATGACGGGCAGATCACCCGCTTCGACGATGTCTATGGTTTCCACAGGCTGGTCCGGCAGGCTCTGGAGCAGCAGGGCGGCTGA
- a CDS encoding sigma-54-dependent transcriptional regulator, translating into MTDTVLIVDDDPVQRRLLDAMLKRFGYDVASAENGDAALALLGVPEGERFSAVVLDLNMPGLDGMGVLAALRERGIEIPVIVQTANGSIETVVTAMRAGAVDFVVKPVGAERLQVSLRNALKLGALEHELRHIKRRASNTLGFRDLATKSPDMARVVRLAERAAKSNIPILIEGESGVGKEVLARAIQGSSDRKGKPFVTVNCGAIPHNLVESILFGHEKGAFTGATERHLGKFVEANGGTLFLDEVGELPLDAQVKLLRAIQEGEVDPVGGKKSVRVDIRLISATNKSLLDQVKRGEFREDLYYRLNVFPITLPPLRQRREDIADLARGFLARFAAEEGRKLTGLTAEAAALITGYDWPGNVRQLENAVFRAVVLADGPELDTTEFPQIAAQMDGYEVRIPPAPAPLARPDAQGEPPPRIIQMPVRDPNALDLVTGSDMRKLDDLEREIITFALAHYRGHMSEVSRKLGIGRSTLYRKLKDYGLIESESNGDETDAA; encoded by the coding sequence ATGACCGACACCGTCCTCATCGTCGATGACGACCCCGTCCAGCGCCGCCTGCTCGACGCCATGCTGAAGCGCTTCGGCTATGATGTCGCCAGCGCCGAGAACGGCGATGCGGCACTGGCCCTGCTCGGAGTACCGGAGGGCGAGCGCTTCAGCGCGGTCGTGCTCGATCTCAACATGCCCGGTCTTGACGGCATGGGCGTGCTCGCGGCGTTGCGCGAACGCGGCATCGAGATTCCCGTCATCGTCCAGACCGCCAACGGCTCGATCGAGACCGTGGTCACTGCTATGCGAGCGGGCGCCGTCGATTTCGTGGTCAAGCCGGTCGGCGCCGAGCGTCTGCAGGTCTCGCTGCGCAATGCGCTGAAGCTCGGCGCGCTCGAACATGAACTGCGCCACATCAAGCGCCGCGCCTCGAACACGCTCGGCTTCCGCGACCTCGCGACCAAGAGTCCCGACATGGCCCGCGTCGTGCGCCTGGCCGAGCGTGCGGCGAAATCGAACATCCCGATCTTGATCGAGGGCGAGTCGGGCGTCGGCAAGGAGGTTTTGGCGCGCGCGATCCAGGGCTCCAGCGACCGCAAGGGCAAGCCTTTCGTCACCGTGAATTGCGGTGCGATCCCGCATAATCTCGTCGAATCCATCCTGTTCGGCCATGAGAAGGGCGCCTTCACCGGCGCGACCGAGCGCCATCTCGGCAAGTTCGTCGAGGCCAATGGCGGCACGCTCTTCCTTGACGAGGTCGGCGAATTGCCGCTCGATGCGCAGGTCAAGTTGCTGCGCGCCATTCAGGAGGGCGAGGTCGACCCCGTCGGCGGCAAGAAATCGGTGCGCGTCGACATCCGCCTGATCTCGGCCACCAACAAGAGCCTGCTCGACCAGGTGAAGCGCGGCGAGTTCCGCGAGGACCTCTACTACCGCCTCAACGTCTTCCCGATCACGCTGCCGCCCTTGCGCCAGCGCCGCGAGGACATCGCCGATCTCGCGCGTGGTTTCCTCGCCCGCTTCGCCGCCGAGGAGGGCCGCAAGCTTACCGGGCTCACCGCCGAGGCCGCGGCCCTGATCACCGGCTATGACTGGCCGGGCAATGTCCGCCAGCTCGAGAACGCGGTCTTCCGCGCCGTGGTCCTGGCTGATGGCCCCGAGCTCGACACCACCGAATTCCCGCAGATCGCCGCGCAGATGGACGGCTACGAGGTCCGCATTCCGCCGGCCCCTGCCCCGCTCGCACGCCCCGATGCGCAAGGCGAGCCGCCGCCGCGCATCATCCAGATGCCGGTGCGCGATCCCAACGCGCTCGATCTCGTCACTGGCTCCGACATGCGCAAGCTCGACGATCTCGAACGCGAGATCATCACCTTCGCGCTCGCGCATTACCGCGGCCACATGTCCGAGGTCTCGCGCAAGCTCGGCATCGGCCGTTCGACGCTCTACCGCAAGCTCAAGGATTACGGGCTGATCGAGAGCGAATCGAACGGCGATGAAACCGACGCGGCCTGA